In Phenylobacterium koreense, one DNA window encodes the following:
- a CDS encoding FAD-binding oxidoreductase: MTDVAGVLAPAVRWQNATITRRVMQTPEITSFFVRPDRPFTWRAGQHVDIRLTAEDGYRAIRSYSIASLPGADDELELAVERLADGEVSLWFHDVAQVGDVVEIKGPLGGHFVWEPEDGGPILLIGGGSGLVPLMAIARRGAEAAARVPMHLLLSARSPQDVLYREELEALERQNDRFGMTLALTRASAWRPQDFSRRIDDEILARVLKRLPAWPKRVFVCGTNGFVNAAADGAQAAGVAAEIIRTERYGGL, translated from the coding sequence ATGACTGACGTCGCTGGCGTCCTCGCCCCTGCGGTTCGATGGCAGAACGCGACGATCACCCGTCGTGTCATGCAGACTCCGGAGATTACGAGCTTTTTTGTCCGCCCGGATCGGCCATTCACGTGGCGTGCAGGGCAGCATGTCGACATTCGCCTGACCGCCGAAGATGGCTATCGGGCCATCCGAAGCTATTCGATCGCCTCCCTGCCGGGCGCCGACGACGAGCTGGAATTGGCGGTCGAGCGCCTTGCCGACGGCGAGGTCTCGCTATGGTTCCATGACGTCGCGCAGGTCGGCGATGTCGTCGAGATCAAGGGCCCCTTGGGTGGGCATTTCGTCTGGGAGCCGGAGGACGGCGGCCCGATCCTGCTGATCGGCGGCGGTTCGGGCCTCGTGCCGTTGATGGCCATCGCCCGCCGCGGGGCCGAGGCCGCGGCCCGCGTGCCGATGCACCTGCTGCTCTCGGCCCGAAGCCCGCAAGACGTGCTTTATCGCGAAGAACTGGAGGCGCTCGAACGACAGAACGACCGTTTCGGCATGACCCTCGCGCTCACCCGGGCGTCCGCCTGGCGGCCCCAGGATTTCTCCCGTCGGATCGACGACGAGATCTTAGCCCGGGTCCTGAAGCGTCTGCCCGCATGGCCGAAGCGGGTGTTCGTCTGCGGCACGAACGGCTTCGTCAATGCGGCCGCCGACGGCGCCCAAGCGGCAGGAGTCGCGGCTGAGATCATCCGCACCGAGCGCTACGGTGGCCTCTGA
- a CDS encoding sulfite oxidase-like oxidoreductase, translated as MVTRGFVGRRQPPATAKRLPPGQHLVENFPVLTAGPTPRLRTEAWSFTLKVGPRPVRTWTWDEINALRQTELVRDIHCVTTWSKFDTRWSGVLIDDLLDDAGIDPPTPYVLAHSFDGYSTNVPLADLTQGKAMVALRYDGAPLEADHGGPARLLVPHLYFWKSAKWVKGLQFTTRDEAGFWELRGYHIYGDPWREQRYTDD; from the coding sequence ATGGTGACACGAGGCTTCGTCGGTCGTCGGCAACCGCCCGCCACGGCCAAGAGATTGCCGCCCGGCCAGCATCTGGTCGAGAACTTCCCCGTCCTCACGGCCGGGCCGACGCCACGCCTTCGCACCGAGGCCTGGTCCTTCACCCTCAAGGTCGGGCCGAGGCCCGTTCGCACCTGGACGTGGGACGAGATCAACGCCCTGCGCCAGACGGAACTGGTGCGCGACATTCATTGCGTGACCACCTGGTCGAAGTTCGACACCCGCTGGAGCGGCGTGCTGATCGACGACCTGCTGGACGATGCGGGCATCGACCCGCCCACTCCTTACGTCCTCGCCCACTCGTTCGACGGCTACTCCACGAACGTACCCCTGGCCGATCTGACGCAGGGAAAGGCCATGGTGGCGCTACGCTACGACGGCGCTCCGCTCGAGGCCGATCATGGAGGTCCGGCCCGACTGCTGGTTCCGCATCTCTACTTCTGGAAGTCGGCCAAGTGGGTGAAAGGCCTCCAATTCACCACGCGCGACGAGGCCGGGTTCTGGGAATTGCGCGGTTACCACATCTACGGCGATCCATGGCGGGAGCAGCGATACACCGATGACTGA
- the msrA gene encoding peptide-methionine (S)-S-oxide reductase MsrA, with product MIMDTTERAVLAGGCFWGMQDLIRRRPGVISTRVGYTGDEATPNATYRRHGDHAEAIEIIFDPAQTSFRDQLEWFFQIHDPTTLNRQGNDLGRSYRSAIFYTSDEQRRVAQETVADVEASGLWPGKVVTEIEPAGAFWEAEPEHQDYLERIPNGYTCHFPRPDWKLPHRAKAGDAA from the coding sequence ATGATCATGGACACCACTGAGCGGGCCGTACTTGCCGGAGGATGCTTCTGGGGGATGCAAGACCTCATCCGCCGGAGGCCTGGAGTGATTTCGACCCGGGTCGGCTACACCGGGGACGAGGCGACCCCGAACGCCACCTATCGCCGGCACGGCGACCATGCCGAGGCGATCGAGATCATCTTCGATCCGGCGCAGACCAGCTTCAGGGATCAGCTGGAATGGTTCTTCCAGATCCACGATCCGACGACCCTGAACCGGCAGGGTAACGATCTCGGTCGCAGCTACCGGTCGGCGATCTTCTACACCAGCGACGAGCAGCGGCGCGTGGCGCAGGAGACGGTCGCCGACGTGGAGGCCTCAGGACTTTGGCCGGGCAAGGTGGTGACGGAGATCGAGCCGGCCGGCGCCTTCTGGGAAGCCGAACCGGAGCATCAGGACTACCTGGAGCGGATACCCAACGGGTACACCTGCCACTTTCCGCGGCCGGACTGGAAGCTGCCACACCGCGCCAAGGCCGGCGACGCAGCGTGA
- a CDS encoding c-type cytochrome, with product MTRACIWIALAAGLVATSASAESPAVGEALYEAKCGGCHSVDANRIGPRHRDVVGRKVAGLPDFQYSDSLKKLGGVWTRARLDTWLQSPQAMAPGSKMFLAVPDAQQRHDIVVYLASVSRPAK from the coding sequence ATGACCCGCGCGTGCATCTGGATCGCCCTCGCGGCGGGACTCGTCGCGACCTCCGCCTCGGCCGAGAGCCCGGCTGTCGGAGAGGCTCTCTACGAGGCCAAGTGCGGCGGGTGTCACTCGGTCGACGCCAATCGTATCGGGCCGCGCCATCGCGACGTCGTGGGCCGCAAGGTCGCCGGCCTGCCTGACTTTCAGTACTCGGACAGTCTCAAGAAGCTTGGGGGCGTCTGGACGCGGGCTCGCCTGGACACCTGGCTGCAGAGTCCGCAGGCCATGGCCCCCGGGTCAAAGATGTTCCTGGCTGTCCCCGACGCACAGCAAAGGCATGACATCGTCGTCTATCTGGCCTCGGTGTCGAGGCCGGCGAAATAG
- a CDS encoding DUF4439 domain-containing protein: MQGALALEHEGIAAYRLAGASGLLQADTLKVALIFKGHHEQHRDALADLIRKAGGKPVEPKADADYVKELNLAALKSQADVVNLATKLELGATNAYAGQVAALHDPQLVHLFTQLSADEAVHWTTLNNAAGTPIPAKAFLFS, translated from the coding sequence ATGCAGGGCGCGCTCGCCCTTGAGCACGAAGGGATCGCCGCCTACCGCCTGGCCGGCGCCAGCGGCCTGCTGCAGGCCGACACGCTGAAGGTCGCGCTCATCTTCAAGGGCCATCACGAACAGCATCGCGACGCCCTTGCCGATCTCATCCGCAAGGCTGGTGGCAAGCCGGTGGAGCCCAAGGCGGACGCCGACTATGTCAAGGAACTCAATCTCGCCGCTCTCAAATCTCAGGCAGACGTCGTCAATCTGGCCACAAAGCTGGAGCTTGGAGCGACCAACGCCTATGCCGGCCAGGTGGCCGCCCTCCATGATCCGCAACTCGTCCACCTGTTCACGCAGTTGTCGGCGGACGAAGCGGTGCACTGGACGACGCTGAACAACGCTGCCGGAACACCGATCCCGGCCAAAGCCTTCTTGTTCAGCTGA
- a CDS encoding acetyl-CoA C-acyltransferase produces MADVFIVPGVRTPFVKAGAQYADVSALQLSAPIAKAMINSAQPDLLLWGQVIPDPTVSNVARELVFEAGLDPEIVAFSDVMACSTSFIGALAAGGLLGRGDAHLALVGGVETMSHRPIALRQGKADQIAAKAIRDLPAALQLLEAVTPADFEIPANAWANRVSGRSMGEHTEDTAKLYAITRAAQDALALASHQNAARGRDQDGFFGDLVLPAFGVEHDTLPRTDTSLEKLSALPTVFDRTGAGTLTAGNSSPLTDGAAGVWVADADGLRRLGGPPAVRLVDWQLAAMSYAVEGILMAPARAIPRLLARHGLKAADVAVWELHEAFAAQVLANIQAAMDPSYRREHAKIDVDLGPFPFDRLNRHGGSLALGHPFAATGARILSQAAKELLAHPVGAKAVVSVCADGGQGTVALLERV; encoded by the coding sequence ATGGCCGACGTTTTCATTGTCCCAGGCGTACGAACCCCGTTCGTCAAAGCTGGGGCCCAGTATGCCGACGTGTCGGCGCTTCAATTGTCGGCGCCGATCGCCAAGGCGATGATCAATTCAGCGCAGCCGGACCTGCTCCTGTGGGGGCAGGTGATCCCGGATCCGACCGTCTCGAACGTCGCCCGCGAGTTGGTGTTCGAAGCCGGCCTCGATCCTGAGATCGTCGCCTTCTCGGATGTGATGGCCTGCTCGACGAGCTTCATCGGCGCGCTGGCCGCGGGCGGACTGCTCGGTCGCGGCGACGCCCATCTGGCGTTGGTCGGTGGGGTCGAGACCATGTCGCACCGTCCGATCGCCCTGCGCCAAGGCAAGGCTGATCAGATTGCGGCAAAGGCGATCCGCGATCTGCCGGCGGCTCTGCAACTGCTGGAGGCGGTGACCCCGGCCGACTTCGAGATCCCGGCCAACGCCTGGGCGAACCGCGTCAGCGGACGATCGATGGGCGAGCACACGGAGGACACGGCCAAGCTCTACGCGATCACGCGCGCCGCGCAGGACGCCCTGGCGTTGGCCAGTCACCAGAACGCCGCCCGGGGACGGGATCAGGACGGGTTTTTCGGCGATCTCGTATTGCCCGCCTTCGGGGTCGAGCACGACACGCTGCCGAGGACCGACACCTCGCTGGAAAAGCTCTCCGCGCTGCCGACCGTGTTCGACCGGACGGGCGCCGGCACGCTTACGGCCGGCAACTCCTCGCCCCTGACCGACGGGGCCGCCGGCGTCTGGGTCGCCGACGCGGACGGGCTGCGGAGGTTGGGTGGTCCGCCGGCCGTGCGGCTGGTGGACTGGCAGCTCGCGGCGATGAGCTATGCGGTCGAGGGCATCCTCATGGCGCCTGCCCGGGCCATCCCGCGGCTGCTCGCCCGCCACGGCCTGAAGGCCGCCGACGTCGCCGTATGGGAGCTGCACGAAGCGTTCGCGGCCCAGGTGCTCGCCAATATCCAAGCCGCGATGGATCCGTCGTATCGGCGCGAGCACGCCAAGATCGACGTTGATCTCGGACCGTTCCCCTTCGACCGATTGAACCGGCACGGCGGCTCGCTCGCCTTGGGCCACCCCTTCGCGGCCACGGGCGCCCGCATCCTCAGCCAGGCGGCCAAGGAACTCCTCGCCCATCCGGTCGGCGCGAAAGCGGTCGTCTCCGTCTGCGCGGACGGCGGGCAGGGGACCGTGGCGCTCCTCGAACGCGTCTGA